The Flavobacterium johnsoniae UW101 genomic interval ATTCTGAATATGAATCTACAAATTTTCCATCTGCTTTAAATTCTACAACATCATTAGCACATCCTTCATTTGTAGCAGGTTGTAATATTTCTTGTCCTGCAAGAACAGCTCCTACTTCAGTAAGTTCCCATTTTCCTTCGAGTGTTCCTTCTTTATCATCATCGCTGCTGCAAGATGTTACTGCTAATCCTAAAGTTAAAACTGATACGAAAAGAATACTTAATTTTTTCATTTTGGTTGATTTTATTTGTTAAATTTTTTGGCAAAAATAGAATCTTTTTTAACAAATAAACTTTTGTTTCATAAGCTTTTTCGTGTGTTTTTAACATTTTATTATAAGTTGTTGATTTTCAATACCAGGTATTTATACCTGTTTTTCAAATGATAATCCTCTTCTTAAATAATTTCTATTATTTATATTATTTTTCTTCTTTTTCTTCGTCCAAATATCTTTTAATTAAATGATGGCCTAAATAGATTGCTGGTGTGAGTAAAATGGCGATTGCTAACTTAAAAGTGTAACCAATTAATCCTGAGGAAATAAAAGTGTCAAAATCTATTTTTCCCGGAAGCCAAAATGCAATTCCAAGAACAATAAAAGAGTCAAATAATTGAGAAATTACAGTTGATCCTGTAGTTCTTAACCATATTTTTTTATGCCCTGTTCGTTTTCTAAAGAACCAAAAAACACTTACATCGATTAACTGAGAAACCATAAAAGCGATTATACTTCCAAAAATAATCCACATACTTTGACC includes:
- a CDS encoding lipocalin-like domain-containing protein; translated protein: MKKLSILFVSVLTLGLAVTSCSSDDDKEGTLEGKWELTEVGAVLAGQEILQPATNEGCANDVVEFKADGKFVDSYSEFTDDKCKAYTQEGKWVKEGSSLSKTYGTNNTEKYEVAELTGNKLKLKETYTESGITVSAVLVFKKI
- a CDS encoding queuosine precursor transporter, with translation MFKTRKEIVFVILAGIFITNAVVAELIGGKLIQIGPFVMSIGILPWPIVFLTTDLINEYFGEKGVKKLSFITACLIAYAFLILFMAIVIPAAKGISPVNDQQFEAVFGQSMWIIFGSIIAFMVSQLIDVSVFWFFRKRTGHKKIWLRTTGSTVISQLFDSFIVLGIAFWLPGKIDFDTFISSGLIGYTFKLAIAILLTPAIYLGHHLIKRYLDEEKEEK